TATCCCGATTCTCTTAACTGATTGATCGTATCTACCAGCACGATACCATTATTTACAATGATACCTGCAAGCATAACAAATCCGATCATTGCAATCGCACTTAAGTCTTTTCCAGTGATCAGCAGTCCTAAGAATCCTCCTGTAAATGCCATTGGAATCGTAAATAAAATGATAAATGGCGATTTCAGTGACTGGAACTGTGCTACCATGATCAAATACATAAATGCTACTGCCAGCAATAACATCAGGCCAATCTGTCCTGTTGTTTCCTGAATGGATTCCATCTCACCTTTCATTGTAATACTGTATCCTTTTGGTGCATTGTATTTCTTAATCTTCTTTTGTACAGCGCTGCTGACTTTTCCTACATTGTAGCCATCTTTGATCTCTGATGTTACACTCAATGTTCTTTCCTGCTGGTTTCTATTAATAGAAGATAAACTGTCACTATTTCTGAAGTTCGCTACCTGATCCAATGTAACTTCTTTTTCTTTTCCACTTACTGTTCCTGTAAGTTTCACTTTCTTAAGATCATCTCTTGTCAGTGTATTCTTTGCACTATTTCCAACATTGACACTATACTCTTTTTCATTGATCGTGATCGTTGTTGCTTCACTAGCATCTTTTAATTTCTCACTTAACTGTTGATAGATTGTTGCAACTGTTAAACCATTTTTTACTGCCTTTTTCTTGTCTACCACAACATAAAGATCTGGTGTTGTCTCTTCACTTCCATTCGAGATGTTCTGTGTTCCTTTCGTATCCTCTACAATCTGGGCAATATCTTTTCCAATAGACCTTAGTTTATTTAAATCATTTCCTTTGATCTGTACGGAAATACCGCTTCCACCAAGTGCACTCATATCCATACTGGATTCCTGCACTTCAACCTCACAATCAAATTTCTTTGTTTTCTTTAGGATTTCTTTCTTGATCTCTTTGTTTGTATGTTTCTTCTTTTCTTTTAATAAAACATACATACTGGATTGGTCTTCATTTGAAGATCCTCCTGATGTCATTGAAGAGATTCCAGAAGAGCCAGAAGAAATCATTCCTGCTACACTATCAACATCTTTGATCTCTTTTACTTTCTTCATTACTGTATCTGTCATCGATGCTGTTTCTTCCATTGAAGATCCCTGTGGCATCTTGATCGTCATCGTCATCTGTGTGCTGTCCATGCTTGGCATTAAAGAACTTCCAATATTCATTGCTCCAAAAATACTTCCCGCAAACAGTGCGAGTGTTACAGCTACTACAATGATCTTACGATTTAACAACCTTGTCATAACTTTACGGTATAATGTCTGCAGTTTATTGATCACTTTACTATCTTTTTGTGTGACTTTATTGAGTACTCCAGCTGACATCATTGGCACAAATGTCACCGCTACGATCAGGCTGGCTACCAGAGAATAACCGATGGTTAGTCCCATATCCACAAAGAGCTGTTTTGTAAGCCCTGTCGTGAATACGATCGGCAGGAATACAGAAATTGTTGTTAGTGTCGAAGATGTGATCGCTCCTGCAACCCCTCTTGCTCCTGTGATCGCTGCTTCTTTAACTGGAACTCCTTCTTTTCTTAATCGATAGATATTCTCAATAACTACGATCGAGTTGTCCACAAGCATTCCCACTCCAAGTGCGAGTCCCGACAAGGAGATTACATTTAGCGTAATTCCTGTAAAGTACATCAACACCACCGCAAAAATGACACTTAATGGAATGGAGCATGCAATAACGATCGTCGGTCTGACGTCTTTCAAAAATAATAATAGGATAAAGACTGCAAGGATTGCTCCCATTAACAGATTCTGGATGACAGAACCTGTCACCATATCAATGTATACACCCTGATCCATAATATTAACATAATGGAATCCTTTATTTTCTTTGGTAAGTGTCTTCATCTTCGCTGCAACTTTGTCTGCTACATCAGCTGTAGAATAATTATTCTGTTTCTGGACTGTTAATACAACACCGTTATTTCCATTCACACGACAATATGTATCTGCTGAGTTATCTACAATCGCTACGTCTGCTACATCACAAAGTTTGACCGGTGGGATTCCTTTGATTCCAAGATCTAATAATTCCATATTGGCAAGATCTTTTTGATTCGTCACCTTATCTCCAACACGTACCAGATACTGTGTATTCCCTTCACTGATATATCCTGCCGGCATCTCAAAGTTCTGTGCTGTTAACAGTGCTTTGACATTCGCAACTGTCAGCTTATTCTTAATATTTGCAGCTTCTTTTGCCTGCTCTTTACTGGAATCAAGTTGCTGCTGGCTGGAATTCAACTGTGCTTCTCCCTGTGCCAGTTTGATCTCCCCATCATTCATCTTCTGGGTTGCCGTTGCTGATTGTACATTAAACTGTGTCAGTTTAGAATTGATCGTTTTCTTTCCTTTTTTGATCTGTTTTAATGCATTGTTTAATGTTTTTAAATTCTTATCCAATGCTTTGATCGAACTTTTTGCTGTTGTCTCCTGCTTTTTCAGTTCTTCGATCTGAGCCGCAAGCTGCATCTTTGTTGCTGCATCCGGAACTTGTTTTGCCTGTTCTTCCATCTTGGCGATCTGTGTTTTTAATGTCTTGAGGGATGTCTGCAACGATTGTTTCTGCACCTTCAAATTCGTGATTGAACTCGTTACCTGCACCTCTTTCTGAGCAAGACTTAACTGTCCATCCGTAAGTGCAGTCTGAGCTTTCGCAAGCTGAGTATTAGCCTTTGTTCTCTGTGCATCTAATGTGTTCTTTCCAGATTCCATCTGGGCTCTTGCCTGATCAATCTTATTTTGAGCTTCATCAAACTGACCATTCAATGCCTTCTCGATCTTCTCATTTAATTTATTGATCTTCTTCTCGCTGATGATCGCATTGATCTGTTCTGTTACAAGTCCTGTACTACTTACGGATGCGACTCCGTCAACAGCTTCTAAAGATGGTGCAATCTTATCATTGATCAACTCTGATAATTCCGTATTACTTAACTTATCAGAATCCATAGCTGTTACCATAACCGGCATCATATCTGGATTTAATTTCATGATCGTTGGATTGCCTACTTCGTCTGGCCAGTAGCCTTTGATCATGTCAAGCTTCTCTCTCATATCAAGAGATACTGCATTCATATCCGTGTCACCTTCAAATTCCAAAATGACCATTGACATATTCTCACTGGAAATTGAATTAACTTCTTTGATATTTGAAATCGTTGCCATTGATTGTTCCACTGGTTTTGTAACTGTCGTTTCCACAGTCTCCGGAGATGCTCCCTGATATGTCGTCATAACGATTGCATATGGCAGTTCCATACTTGGAAGCAAGTCTGTTGTCATCTTTGTAAATGACACGATTCCTAAAATGATAACTAGTACAACCGCTACAATGACTGTATACGGTTTCTTTACGCTGAATTTTGAAATCATTTTCTTACCTTTCTCACATTTCTTTTCTTATTCCTTGTTTGTCTCTTTTGATAGCCAAAGTAATTTAATGATATTCCTGTTTCTTAAAGAAGTCAATCACTTTTATTGATAATTGTCAATTAATGTATCGGATTATGAACTTTTTTCACACAACAAAAAGAAACCAGAATACATCTTCTTATGTACTCTGGCTTCTGTATATTCTTGATCTCTTATTCTACACTGTAGTTTGGTGCTTCTTTTGTGATATGGATGTCATGTGGATGACTTTCTTTTAAGGATGCAGCAGAAATCTTAACAAATTCTCCTGTCTCCTGTAATGTCTTGATATCTTTTGCTCCACAATATCCCATTCCAGAACGAAGACCACCCATCATCTGGAAGATTGTGTCTTCAACAGTTCCTTTATATGCAACACGTCCTTCGACACCTTCTGGAACTAACTTCTTAGCGTTTGTCTGGAAGTAACGGTCTTTACTACCATTCTCCATAGCTGCTAAGGATCCCATTCCACGATATACTTTGTATTTTCTTCCCTGGTATAATTCGAAGTCTCCAGGGCTTTCGTCACATCCTGCAAGCATACTTCCTAACATACATACATCAGCTCCAGCTGCGATCGCTTTTGTAAGTTCTCCTGAATATTTGATACCACCATCGGCAATAATTGGAATTCCTGCTTTCTTAGCTTCTTCATATGCACTCATGATCGCTGTGATCTGTGGTACACCGATACCAGCTACGACACGAGTTGTACAGATAGATCCAGGTCCGATACCGATCTTCACACAGTCAGCTCCTGCTTCGATCAGTGCTTTTGCTCCTGCTCCTGTTGCAACGTTACCTGCGATCACCTGAAGATCTGGGAATTTGTCTTTGACCATTCTTACGACTCTTAATACATTTGCAGAATGTCCATGTGCTGAGTCAACAACGATAACGTCAACATGAGCATTCACTAATGCCTGCACACGATCTAAAACGTCTGCTGTGATACCAACACCAGCTCCACATAATAATCTTCCCTGATCATCTTTCGCTGCATTTGGATATTTGATCTGTTTCTCAATATCTTTGATCGTGATCAATCCTTTTAAATTAAAGTCATCATCAACGATTGGTAATTTTTCTTTTCTTGCTTTTCCTAAAATCTGTTTTGCTTCTTCTAATGTAATTCCTTCTTTAGCTGTTACTAGTCCTTCAGAAGTCATAGATTCTTTGATCTTCTTAGAGAAATCTGTCTCGAACTTTAAGTCACGGTTTGTGATAATACCAACAAGCTTTGTACCTTCTGTAATTGGTACACCGGAAATACGATACTTCGCCATTAAGTCGTCAGCATCCTGAATGGTATGTTCTGGTGATAATGAAAATGGATCTGTGATAACCCCGTTTTCAGAACGTTTTACCTTATCCACTTCTTCTGCCTGTTCTTCAATTGACATGTTCTTATGTATAATACCAATTCCACCCTGTCTTGCCATTGCGATTGCCATGCGGTGTTCTGTAACAGTATCCATGCTGGCACTCATCAGTGGAATATTTAACTGAATCTTGTTTGTCAATCGTGTACGTGTATCCACATCATTCGCAATCACTTCTGAAAATGCTGGTACTAATAAAACATCATCAAATGTAATTCCTTCACCAATTAACTTACCCATTTTCTTGTTTTCCTCACTTTCTTGTATTTTAATATCTGATTTGTATTGTTAGATATGTTAACAAATAGTTTCTTTGATGTCAACAGATTATTTTATACTTTTTTTAAAACGTATGGATTATTTTCTGTACATGTGTGGAATTATCTGAATATTCTAAATATAGCAATCCACACTTTACATCTTTTTAAGTACAAGAAAAGGAATTACTGCTTTCACAATAACTCCTTTTCTATGATCTTGATAGCAATCCGCTTGATATCTCTTGTAATCTCTACTCTTCTACGATAGAAATTTTACTTCCAATCGCAAGTTTTGGCATTGGCTTTGCCTCAACACAAATACTTCCAGGAAGACCTGCTTCTTTCGCTCCACTGAAGACAACGGTTAAATGTCCCAGTGTCTCCAAATTAGACTGGGCAATATCTCCTACGGCAGTGATGAGATATTCTTTCTGATCCACAACCAGTTTATCTCCTTTTTTGATTGTTCCGTCTACCTTCTTCTGATCGATGAAATGACAGAAATCTTTTAATGTATCTGGTACATTGTCTCCGAATAATACAAACATACCTTCCTCAAAAAAAGCATCTACCTGTTCTCCCAGTTCGATAATCTCAGTCTGAAATATTGCTTTTCCCATTTGGAATCCTCCTTTTATTTACCCTGTAATTTCTGATCGATTGTTGCTGCTGCTTTCTTTCCTGCTCCCATGGCAAGGATAACTGTTGCTGCTCCAGTTACTGTATCTCCACCTGCGTACACACCATCTTTGCTTGTCTCCATTGTCTCTTCGTTGACAATGATT
The sequence above is drawn from the Anaerostipes hadrus ATCC 29173 = JCM 17467 genome and encodes:
- a CDS encoding efflux RND transporter permease subunit; the encoded protein is MISKFSVKKPYTVIVAVVLVIILGIVSFTKMTTDLLPSMELPYAIVMTTYQGASPETVETTVTKPVEQSMATISNIKEVNSISSENMSMVILEFEGDTDMNAVSLDMREKLDMIKGYWPDEVGNPTIMKLNPDMMPVMVTAMDSDKLSNTELSELINDKIAPSLEAVDGVASVSSTGLVTEQINAIISEKKINKLNEKIEKALNGQFDEAQNKIDQARAQMESGKNTLDAQRTKANTQLAKAQTALTDGQLSLAQKEVQVTSSITNLKVQKQSLQTSLKTLKTQIAKMEEQAKQVPDAATKMQLAAQIEELKKQETTAKSSIKALDKNLKTLNNALKQIKKGKKTINSKLTQFNVQSATATQKMNDGEIKLAQGEAQLNSSQQQLDSSKEQAKEAANIKNKLTVANVKALLTAQNFEMPAGYISEGNTQYLVRVGDKVTNQKDLANMELLDLGIKGIPPVKLCDVADVAIVDNSADTYCRVNGNNGVVLTVQKQNNYSTADVADKVAAKMKTLTKENKGFHYVNIMDQGVYIDMVTGSVIQNLLMGAILAVFILLLFLKDVRPTIVIACSIPLSVIFAVVLMYFTGITLNVISLSGLALGVGMLVDNSIVVIENIYRLRKEGVPVKEAAITGARGVAGAITSSTLTTISVFLPIVFTTGLTKQLFVDMGLTIGYSLVASLIVAVTFVPMMSAGVLNKVTQKDSKVINKLQTLYRKVMTRLLNRKIIVVAVTLALFAGSIFGAMNIGSSLMPSMDSTQMTMTIKMPQGSSMEETASMTDTVMKKVKEIKDVDSVAGMISSGSSGISSMTSGGSSNEDQSSMYVLLKEKKKHTNKEIKKEILKKTKKFDCEVEVQESSMDMSALGGSGISVQIKGNDLNKLRSIGKDIAQIVEDTKGTQNISNGSEETTPDLYVVVDKKKAVKNGLTVATIYQQLSEKLKDASEATTITINEKEYSVNVGNSAKNTLTRDDLKKVKLTGTVSGKEKEVTLDQVANFRNSDSLSSINRNQQERTLSVTSEIKDGYNVGKVSSAVQKKIKKYNAPKGYSITMKGEMESIQETTGQIGLMLLLAVAFMYLIMVAQFQSLKSPFIILFTIPMAFTGGFLGLLITGKDLSAIAMIGFVMLAGIIVNNGIVLVDTINQLRESGYEFEEAILTAGTMRVRPILMTALTTILGLSTMAIGLGQGAEMMQPMAIVTIGGLIYGTLLTLLVVPCIYGLFNRRKKKAE
- a CDS encoding PTS glucitol/sorbitol transporter subunit IIA gives rise to the protein MGKAIFQTEIIELGEQVDAFFEEGMFVLFGDNVPDTLKDFCHFIDQKKVDGTIKKGDKLVVDQKEYLITAVGDIAQSNLETLGHLTVVFSGAKEAGLPGSICVEAKPMPKLAIGSKISIVEE
- the guaB gene encoding IMP dehydrogenase is translated as MGKLIGEGITFDDVLLVPAFSEVIANDVDTRTRLTNKIQLNIPLMSASMDTVTEHRMAIAMARQGGIGIIHKNMSIEEQAEEVDKVKRSENGVITDPFSLSPEHTIQDADDLMAKYRISGVPITEGTKLVGIITNRDLKFETDFSKKIKESMTSEGLVTAKEGITLEEAKQILGKARKEKLPIVDDDFNLKGLITIKDIEKQIKYPNAAKDDQGRLLCGAGVGITADVLDRVQALVNAHVDVIVVDSAHGHSANVLRVVRMVKDKFPDLQVIAGNVATGAGAKALIEAGADCVKIGIGPGSICTTRVVAGIGVPQITAIMSAYEEAKKAGIPIIADGGIKYSGELTKAIAAGADVCMLGSMLAGCDESPGDFELYQGRKYKVYRGMGSLAAMENGSKDRYFQTNAKKLVPEGVEGRVAYKGTVEDTIFQMMGGLRSGMGYCGAKDIKTLQETGEFVKISAASLKESHPHDIHITKEAPNYSVE